The Chitinophaga caeni genome segment ATTATCGAGAAGATTGAAGCCCGGGTTGCGAAAGATAAATATTTGGGTACTAACGAGTTAAATAAGGTGTTGCAAGAGGAAATCGCATCCTTGCTCATCGATGCCCCGGATCCCGATTATAAAGATTTTGAAACGCCGCCGGGTAAGAAACCTTACGTAATTATGGTGGTAGGTGTCAACGGTGTTGGCAAAACAACGACCATCGGTAAATTAGCTTATAACTTTAAGAAGGCTGGGAAATCTGTATTACTAGGGGCTGCTGATACTTTCAGGGCTGCCGCGGTTGACCAGCTAACGGTTTGGAGCGAGCGTGTCGGCGTGCCCATCGTGAAACAATCCATGGGGTCCGACCCGGCTTCCGTTGCTTTCGATACCGTTCAAAGCGGTGTAGCGAGGGATATGGATGTCATCATCATCGATACGGCGGGCCGCCTGCATAACAAGGCGCACCTGATGGAGGAATTGAGCAAAATTAAACGGGTCATGGCTAAGCAGATACCGGATGCCCCGCACGAGGTATTGCTCGTGTTAGACGGTTCCACCGGGCAAAATGCGCTGGAACAAGCTAAGCAGTTTACGGCGGCCACGGAAGTGAGTTCCCTCGCGATTACCAAGTTAGATGGCACTGCCAAGGGGGGCGTCGTGTTGGCAATTGCTAATAACTTCAAAATACCTGTTAAATATATCGGGGTGGGTGAAAAGATGGAAGATTTACAGGTATTTGACAAACATGAATTCGTTGACTCCTTATTCAGTCTTAAGTAATTGGCATTGAACTCCTTGAAAAAGTAAATGATATTTAAGTAATAAATTCTCGAACTTTTATGATGCATCAATTGTAATAATATGCAGTTGTTTGAAAATTTAACAAAATTTGGTAGCCGGATGTTTTATACATACCGGCTATCTTATTTTAAATGCCCGGACGCCCGTGCCCGCCAACTTAGTTGCACCGGCAGGCCGTGATCATTACCATTTCTTAAAATTAACTGTAGTTCACTATGCAAGTGAAATCTATTGATCGCGTAGAGGAGATTACTATCGAGGAGTTTAAAAAAGATTACTTTTTGCCAAAGAGGCCTTTAGTGATAAAAGGTCTTTCAAAAAATTGGTCTGCTCTTTCTAAATGGACATGGGAATATTTTAAATCAATCGTCGGTGATAAAACGGTAGGGGTATATAATAATACCCGTGCTTCGGCTAATACGCCGGTAAATGGCGCCGATGAATATATCCGTTTCGGTCAATACCTCGATATGATCCAGCAGGGGCCTGTTGCCCTGAGGATATTCCTTTTCAACATATTTCAGCATGCCCCGCAACTGGTGGAAGACTTTTCCTGGCCCGATGAGTTTATGGGCGGCTTCTTGAAGAAGTACCCGATGCTATTTGTCGGCGGTGCGGGCTCGGTTGCCCACATGCATTACGATATCGATATGTCGCATATTATGCATACGCAGTTCATTGGCAGGAAACGTGTGCTCCTATTGGAGAATAATCAATCGGAGTTGATATACCGGATGCCGTATACCGTGGAAAGCGCCGCTAGTTTCGTTAACTGGGCCGACCACTTGGAAACGGAACATTTCCCGGCATTGAATTATGCCCGCGGGTTTACGGCTATCCTGGAGCATGGCGATACGCTTTTTATGCCGGGCGGTTACTGGCACCACATGGAATATATGGAAAGCGGCTTCGCTATGAGCCTAAGGGCCTTAGATCATACCTTGGCCGGGAAGTTAAACGGCTTATACCATATTGCCGGTATGCGGAACATTAATAACTTATTAATTAAGTTGGCTCCCGAATGGTGGTATCATAAGAAAAGGGATATCGCCAAAAGGCGGGCTGACAGGGCTATCAATAGATTACCTGCAAAACTTGATTCATTATAAAAAGCATTATTGTCCGACTAAATTTTAACCGGGGAGCAATTTGGTCCCTCAATAGTTCGATTCAATGTCCACCTGCTCGTTTCTTGTACTTTTTTGCTTGCCCAAAAAAGTCCCCAAAAAGGGCACAAATTGGCCATCACGGCCGCCAATTTGATCGCTCGATCCAGCTTTTTACTACTGTATTGCTTCGCTATTAAAAGTGCGAAGTTCCACGGTTTTGTTGGCGGGGCTGAATAGATCATCTTTCGCTTATGTCCTTGACCAGGTAAGGAATTCAAGTACTTTTGAAGCATTTTTAGTCGGACAGCATATGATTAAAAAACGATATTTGATCGACTTTTTTCAATTATTTTCACTTAATTAACAATATTTTGCACGTTGCATTGAAATTTTTCATAACTTTGCATCTTCCTTACACAGCCCACAAGGCTTCAAGTCACACTTCTAACAGTAGTCTGCTGTTTTTCCAATCGTGCCTGGGTGTCTTCGTGGCGGTAGCAAAGCGATCCGTAGGATTGCATACTAAATAAAATAACGCTATTGAAGACAAGAACTTTAAAGAAAGACAAAGTAAACATTATCACATTAGGTTGTTCTAAGAACATGGTTGATTCCGAAGTATTAAGCGGTCAGCTTAAGGCTAACGATGTTGACGTGGTTCATGAAAGTGGCAAACGTGATCACAATATCGTGGTAGTCAACACATGTGGATTTATAGACAAGGCTAAGGAGGAATCGGTTAATACCATTCTTGACCAGGTGGATCTTAAACGCCAGGGGCGTTTGGATAAAGTATATGTTACCGGTTGCTTGAGCGAAAGGTACCGCGGGGATCTAGAAAAAGAAATTCCCGAGGTGGATGCTTGGTTCGGTACCATGGAACTACCCCTGATCTTGAAGAAATTTGATGCGGATTATAAAGTGGAGTTGTTGGGAGAGCGCATGCTCAGCACGCCCTCGCATTACGCTTACATGAAAATTGCCGAAGGCTGTAACCGAACATGCGCCTTCTGTGCCATCCCGTTGATGCGTGGCAAACACGTTTCCAAACCAATCGAAGAATTGGTTGCGGAAGCTGAAAGGCTGGTAAAGATGGGCGTCAAGGAAATCATGCTGATCGCGCAAGAATTGACTTACTATGGCCTGGATCTTTATAAAAAACGTCGCTTGGCAGATTTAATGAATGCCTTGGCTGACGTGGAAGGCTTGGAGTGGATCCGTTTGCATTACGCGTATCCTACCAAGTTCCCGATGGAGATTTTGCAGGTCATGAAAGAACGTGACAATATTTGTAATTACCTAGATATGCCGCTTCAACATATCTCTGATCCCATGTTGAAGGCCATGAAACGCCAGATTTCCCGCCAGGAAATCCTGGATCTGATCAAGGCCATCAGGGAGGAGGTACCCGGCATTTGCTTGAGGACGACCCTGATCACCGGATTCCCAGGGGAAACCCTCGAAGATGTAGAAGATGTAAAAGCCTTCTTGGAAGAAGTGCGCTTCGACAGGGTG includes the following:
- a CDS encoding cupin-like domain-containing protein codes for the protein MQVKSIDRVEEITIEEFKKDYFLPKRPLVIKGLSKNWSALSKWTWEYFKSIVGDKTVGVYNNTRASANTPVNGADEYIRFGQYLDMIQQGPVALRIFLFNIFQHAPQLVEDFSWPDEFMGGFLKKYPMLFVGGAGSVAHMHYDIDMSHIMHTQFIGRKRVLLLENNQSELIYRMPYTVESAASFVNWADHLETEHFPALNYARGFTAILEHGDTLFMPGGYWHHMEYMESGFAMSLRALDHTLAGKLNGLYHIAGMRNINNLLIKLAPEWWYHKKRDIAKRRADRAINRLPAKLDSL
- the ftsY gene encoding signal recognition particle-docking protein FtsY; this encodes MSFFNKLFSREKKESLDQGLQKTKESFLSKISRAVAGKSTVDTEVLDNLEEALVSADVGIDTTIKIIEKIEARVAKDKYLGTNELNKVLQEEIASLLIDAPDPDYKDFETPPGKKPYVIMVVGVNGVGKTTTIGKLAYNFKKAGKSVLLGAADTFRAAAVDQLTVWSERVGVPIVKQSMGSDPASVAFDTVQSGVARDMDVIIIDTAGRLHNKAHLMEELSKIKRVMAKQIPDAPHEVLLVLDGSTGQNALEQAKQFTAATEVSSLAITKLDGTAKGGVVLAIANNFKIPVKYIGVGEKMEDLQVFDKHEFVDSLFSLK
- the rimO gene encoding 30S ribosomal protein S12 methylthiotransferase RimO, which translates into the protein MKTRTLKKDKVNIITLGCSKNMVDSEVLSGQLKANDVDVVHESGKRDHNIVVVNTCGFIDKAKEESVNTILDQVDLKRQGRLDKVYVTGCLSERYRGDLEKEIPEVDAWFGTMELPLILKKFDADYKVELLGERMLSTPSHYAYMKIAEGCNRTCAFCAIPLMRGKHVSKPIEELVAEAERLVKMGVKEIMLIAQELTYYGLDLYKKRRLADLMNALADVEGLEWIRLHYAYPTKFPMEILQVMKERDNICNYLDMPLQHISDPMLKAMKRQISRQEILDLIKAIREEVPGICLRTTLITGFPGETLEDVEDVKAFLEEVRFDRVGVFTYSHEEGTTAHDMDDDVPAEEKERRAQDIMEVQQEISLEKNQEKLGKIYKVIIDKKEAGRFIGRTEFDSVEVDNEVIINTNRRLKPGEFVNVRITKAYDYDLEGELV